The following coding sequences lie in one Jonesia denitrificans DSM 20603 genomic window:
- a CDS encoding amino acid ABC transporter permease has product MADFLDVITTYNIPAAYWVNLKLAFFSTVIALTLGLVLAMMRISPIPSLRALGASYVTLMRNTPLTVIMVFAVLVLWPIFGVNFSQNFAQNFFWLAVLSLSVYHASFFCEAIRSGVNTVPVGQAEAARAIGLSFLPAARLVIMPQAFRGAIAPLGNTIIALIKNTTVAAAASVAEISILMREMIENNGNYVIPIFLTIAVGFVVIVIPVGMATTYLSQKLAVSR; this is encoded by the coding sequence ATGGCAGATTTTCTTGACGTCATCACGACCTACAACATACCCGCCGCATACTGGGTCAACCTCAAACTTGCATTCTTCTCTACCGTTATTGCATTAACGCTTGGTTTAGTTCTTGCCATGATGCGTATTTCTCCGATTCCTTCACTGCGCGCTTTGGGGGCGTCCTACGTGACGCTTATGCGAAATACCCCACTCACTGTCATCATGGTGTTCGCGGTTTTGGTGTTGTGGCCAATTTTTGGTGTGAATTTCTCGCAGAACTTTGCGCAGAATTTCTTTTGGCTCGCGGTGTTGTCGCTGTCGGTGTACCACGCGTCATTTTTCTGTGAAGCAATCCGATCTGGGGTCAACACGGTGCCGGTTGGTCAAGCAGAGGCAGCACGAGCGATCGGGCTATCTTTCCTCCCTGCAGCACGGCTAGTCATTATGCCACAAGCGTTTCGTGGTGCTATCGCTCCGTTAGGGAATACGATTATTGCGTTAATCAAAAATACGACCGTTGCTGCGGCAGCGTCAGTGGCAGAGATCTCGATTCTCATGCGGGAAATGATTGAAAATAACGGGAACTACGTGATCCCTATCTTCCTCACTATTGCTGTGGGATTCGTGGTCATTGTTATCCCGGTGGGGATGGCGACCACATACTTGTCACAAAAATTGGCGGTGTCACGATGA
- a CDS encoding FAD-dependent oxidoreductase, with amino-acid sequence MTSTPVELSPYDPLLRPITLGTMTIPNRVVLLPMGTEMGTHEGLITDREIAYYTERARGGVGLVMTGIAAFSQDFEQINEGLCRVDTDAAIPGLTALAESIHAAGAKVSLQLTAGLGRNINVVNPDRPPISASDNPHYADPSVLCRPLTVDEIQLLVQRAGEAAARAALAGIDAIDIHGHTGYLIDQFMSPVWNRRTDEYGGSVEARCRFAVEIIQAVKKAAPGLPVSFRLSVDHRFPGGRTAEESRKIAVILEAAGLDFILADDGSYEAMDYVFPPYYLGDGCMVSAAEALKEVVSIPVVACGNLDPDTAVQVLNEGKADIAGVGRGLIADPEWVNKLAQGRREDIRPCIRCNAMCVGNAFFALPLGCAVNPQVGLERERVITPAPVSKHVVVVGGGPGGLEAARVAGLRGHQVDLYEKNDLLGGVLLPAATPEFKKELKAMISWWERQLAQLPVTIHTGVELRADSPEIADADEVIVATGSVPIEPASIGGLDSDQVVSVLDAHNGAPLGHRVVVLGGGLSGADLALELALEGHEVTIVEMGEGLARDLIIINRMTLLRQLADHNVTVLTNHTVTQVTSGAVVATHDGQDVVIDADTVISAFGVAPNKEFQEAAQAQGRTIVAVGDCVTPAKVGEAINAGFAAACEL; translated from the coding sequence ATGACCAGCACACCGGTCGAACTGTCCCCCTACGACCCACTCCTACGCCCCATCACACTCGGGACAATGACGATCCCGAACCGAGTGGTTCTCCTACCCATGGGCACAGAAATGGGCACACACGAAGGGCTCATCACCGATCGAGAAATCGCCTACTACACCGAACGCGCACGCGGGGGAGTAGGGCTCGTCATGACCGGTATTGCAGCGTTCTCCCAAGACTTCGAACAGATCAACGAGGGCCTGTGCCGCGTTGACACGGATGCTGCAATCCCTGGACTCACCGCGCTCGCGGAGTCTATTCACGCAGCCGGCGCTAAGGTGTCATTACAGCTCACCGCAGGCCTGGGGCGTAACATCAACGTGGTCAACCCTGACCGCCCCCCAATCTCCGCGTCAGATAACCCGCACTACGCCGACCCCAGCGTGTTGTGTCGGCCGCTGACGGTCGACGAGATCCAATTGCTCGTACAGCGCGCAGGCGAAGCCGCAGCGCGAGCTGCGCTTGCGGGCATTGACGCCATCGACATTCACGGACACACCGGTTACCTCATAGATCAGTTCATGTCCCCCGTGTGGAACCGTCGCACCGATGAGTATGGTGGGTCAGTTGAGGCGCGCTGCCGGTTTGCTGTGGAGATTATCCAGGCTGTGAAGAAGGCGGCGCCTGGGTTGCCTGTGAGCTTCCGGCTCTCTGTTGATCACCGTTTCCCTGGTGGCCGAACCGCGGAAGAGTCACGCAAAATCGCAGTGATTCTTGAGGCGGCTGGGCTGGACTTTATCCTTGCTGATGACGGGTCGTACGAAGCAATGGACTACGTTTTTCCCCCGTACTACCTGGGTGACGGGTGCATGGTGTCAGCTGCTGAAGCCCTGAAAGAGGTTGTTTCCATTCCGGTTGTGGCGTGTGGAAACCTTGACCCAGACACTGCGGTGCAGGTGTTGAACGAGGGGAAAGCTGATATTGCAGGTGTGGGGCGAGGCCTCATTGCTGACCCAGAATGGGTCAACAAACTTGCCCAGGGACGCCGGGAAGACATCCGCCCGTGTATTCGCTGTAACGCCATGTGTGTGGGCAATGCCTTCTTTGCCCTGCCGCTAGGGTGCGCTGTGAACCCACAGGTGGGCTTGGAACGCGAACGTGTCATTACTCCCGCTCCTGTGTCAAAACACGTGGTCGTTGTGGGTGGTGGTCCTGGTGGACTAGAAGCGGCCAGGGTCGCGGGACTTCGAGGGCATCAGGTGGACTTGTATGAAAAGAACGACCTCCTCGGTGGGGTTCTTCTTCCAGCAGCAACACCAGAGTTCAAAAAGGAACTCAAAGCCATGATCAGTTGGTGGGAGAGGCAACTCGCGCAGTTGCCCGTGACGATCCACACGGGAGTTGAGCTTCGGGCTGATAGCCCAGAAATTGCCGATGCGGATGAGGTGATTGTGGCAACGGGTTCCGTGCCCATTGAACCTGCCAGCATTGGTGGACTTGATAGTGACCAGGTGGTCTCTGTCCTTGACGCGCACAATGGGGCACCGCTTGGCCACCGGGTTGTTGTTCTGGGTGGTGGCTTGTCAGGCGCAGATTTGGCACTAGAGCTTGCTCTTGAGGGACACGAGGTCACCATTGTGGAAATGGGCGAGGGGCTTGCCCGTGATCTCATTATCATCAACCGGATGACGCTTCTGCGGCAGCTTGCCGACCACAATGTCACTGTGTTGACCAACCACACTGTCACGCAGGTGACGTCGGGTGCGGTTGTGGCAACACACGACGGCCAGGATGTTGTCATTGACGCAGACACTGTGATTTCCGCGTTTGGTGTAGCACCAAACAAAGAATTCCAGGAAGCTGCGCAAGCTCAAGGCCGGACGATTGTCGCCGTTGGTGACTGCGTCACGCCCGCGAAAGTGGGTGAAGCGATCAACGCAGGCTTTGCAGCGGCCTGCGAACTCTAG
- a CDS encoding sulfite exporter TauE/SafE family protein encodes MVATEVLVPGSAGLEITVVTVVLLAVAGFAAGWVDAVVGGGGLIQLPALLLVPGISPVQALATNKVGSIMGTTVSATTYYRAVHPDMRTALPMALTALIAAIGGARTAVLLPADALKPIVVVVLIGVAVYTMIRPQLGAYDNLRWSGHRHTVTAMLWGMVIGFYDGILGPGTGSFLVIALVAGLGYSFLPATAITKIVNLATNAGALMLFIPTGAVVWTLGLVIGVTNICGAYVGARMAVARGSRFVRIAFLCVVGALILTLGWDVLTE; translated from the coding sequence ATGGTGGCAACTGAGGTGCTGGTGCCTGGGAGTGCTGGGCTTGAGATCACAGTGGTGACCGTGGTGTTGCTTGCGGTTGCCGGGTTCGCGGCTGGCTGGGTTGATGCGGTTGTTGGCGGTGGGGGCCTCATTCAGCTTCCGGCGTTGCTCCTTGTTCCAGGAATCAGTCCTGTGCAGGCGCTGGCGACGAACAAAGTTGGCTCGATCATGGGGACTACTGTGTCGGCAACAACGTATTATCGGGCTGTTCACCCTGATATGCGCACCGCTTTGCCTATGGCACTGACCGCGCTGATTGCGGCGATCGGTGGGGCACGAACAGCGGTGTTACTGCCTGCCGATGCGCTGAAACCGATCGTTGTTGTTGTGCTGATTGGTGTGGCTGTATACACGATGATCCGCCCTCAGTTAGGGGCTTATGACAATCTGCGGTGGTCTGGACACCGCCACACTGTGACCGCGATGCTATGGGGGATGGTCATTGGGTTTTACGATGGCATTCTTGGGCCGGGTACCGGAAGTTTTCTGGTTATTGCTCTCGTGGCGGGGCTTGGTTATTCGTTTTTACCGGCCACCGCGATCACGAAAATTGTGAACTTGGCAACCAATGCCGGTGCGTTAATGCTCTTTATCCCGACTGGCGCTGTGGTGTGGACGCTGGGTTTGGTGATTGGGGTCACGAATATTTGCGGGGCTTATGTGGGTGCCCGGATGGCGGTTGCGAGAGGATCCCGTTTTGTTCGGATCGCGTTTCTTTGTGTGGTCGGCGCGCTCATCCTCACACTGGGGTGGGACGTCCTGACTGAATGA
- a CDS encoding glutamate ABC transporter substrate-binding protein yields the protein MRTTTHRALALAATSALVLAGCSSDGDSDNDGSGDTLTIGIKFDQPGLGFKDGEEYTGFDVDVARYVADKLGYAEEDVEFVEAISANRETMLEGDQVDMIFATYSITEERDEVVDFAGPYFVAGQDLLVRADETDITGPDTLEGKNLCSVSGSTSAQRVKDTYDQGTGINLVEQPGYSECLSLLTSGQVDAVTTDDIILAGLAAEEGSGAMKVVGNPFSEERYGVGIPEGSDQCQAINDALTDMFEDGSWQEALDAATTGTGFTPNAELNPPTLVECK from the coding sequence ATGAGAACCACCACCCACCGCGCCCTGGCACTTGCTGCCACATCGGCACTTGTGCTGGCAGGATGCAGCTCAGACGGCGACTCCGACAACGACGGTTCCGGTGACACTCTCACCATCGGAATCAAGTTCGACCAACCAGGACTCGGGTTCAAAGATGGCGAAGAATACACCGGGTTCGACGTGGATGTGGCCCGCTATGTTGCTGACAAACTTGGGTACGCCGAGGAAGATGTCGAGTTTGTTGAAGCGATCTCAGCAAACCGCGAAACCATGCTTGAAGGCGACCAAGTCGACATGATTTTCGCGACCTACTCGATCACCGAAGAGCGTGATGAAGTCGTGGACTTTGCGGGACCTTACTTTGTGGCCGGCCAAGACCTTCTTGTGCGTGCCGACGAAACCGACATCACCGGTCCTGACACCCTCGAAGGAAAGAACCTCTGCTCGGTCTCCGGGTCCACCTCAGCGCAGCGAGTCAAAGACACCTACGACCAGGGAACCGGGATCAACCTGGTCGAACAACCCGGCTACTCAGAATGTCTTTCCTTGCTGACCTCAGGGCAAGTTGACGCAGTGACCACAGATGACATCATCCTCGCCGGTCTCGCCGCAGAAGAAGGCTCAGGCGCCATGAAGGTCGTGGGGAACCCCTTCTCTGAGGAACGCTATGGGGTGGGCATCCCCGAAGGGTCCGACCAATGCCAAGCCATCAACGACGCCCTCACTGACATGTTCGAGGACGGAAGCTGGCAAGAAGCACTCGATGCAGCAACAACTGGAACCGGGTTCACACCGAACGCGGAGCTGAATCCGCCCACACTTGTTGAGTGCAAGTAA
- a CDS encoding amino acid ABC transporter permease, whose protein sequence is MSSSSVLFDAPGPKARARIVAANIVGALLAVALLVWMGIQLHNAGQLRGELWAPLVEASAWQNFLIPGLINTLVAAALSIAAATVLGTLFGVGRLANSVVVRWTCGIIVEFFRAVPVLIMMVAGWVLFSRVDAIPRSDAPLVAVVVALTLYNGAVIAELVRSGVHGLPSGQREAALAVGMTRGQSIRSVELPQALLAMLPSLVSQFVVILKDSALGQIVTYPELLRQARLLGSRSPMPILQVMLLAAVLFVLINYALSKCAELAASRVSSRTSGKTRVPHGSTLQVEVAAAHITTRRPPDLRDRPEQNPTNPD, encoded by the coding sequence ATGAGTTCTTCTTCTGTACTTTTTGATGCCCCTGGCCCCAAAGCCCGTGCACGCATTGTGGCTGCGAACATTGTGGGTGCCCTCTTGGCGGTGGCTCTCCTTGTGTGGATGGGAATCCAACTTCATAATGCTGGACAGTTGCGTGGAGAACTGTGGGCGCCACTTGTGGAAGCTTCCGCCTGGCAAAATTTCCTCATCCCCGGGCTGATCAATACCCTGGTCGCCGCGGCCTTGTCCATTGCTGCGGCGACGGTCCTTGGAACGTTATTTGGGGTGGGAAGGCTGGCAAATTCAGTGGTTGTGCGGTGGACGTGCGGGATTATCGTCGAGTTTTTTCGGGCAGTGCCAGTTCTCATCATGATGGTTGCTGGGTGGGTGTTGTTTTCCCGTGTCGATGCGATCCCACGTAGCGATGCGCCGCTCGTAGCAGTTGTTGTTGCACTGACGCTGTATAACGGGGCGGTCATTGCCGAACTTGTTCGTTCGGGAGTCCACGGGTTACCTAGTGGTCAGCGTGAAGCGGCGTTGGCGGTGGGGATGACTCGTGGTCAATCGATCCGTTCCGTGGAGCTCCCGCAAGCCCTTTTGGCAATGCTCCCCTCATTGGTGAGTCAGTTTGTGGTGATTTTAAAAGATTCTGCGTTAGGGCAGATTGTGACGTATCCCGAACTGTTGCGTCAAGCACGTTTGCTCGGATCGCGCTCTCCGATGCCGATTTTGCAGGTCATGCTCTTAGCAGCTGTCCTTTTTGTTCTTATCAACTACGCATTGTCCAAGTGTGCTGAACTGGCCGCATCGCGTGTGTCGTCCCGTACCTCAGGCAAAACCCGGGTGCCGCACGGCTCTACGCTGCAAGTTGAGGTTGCTGCTGCGCACATCACCACTCGTCGGCCACCTGATTTGCGTGACCGACCAGAGCAAAACCCCACTAACCCTGACTAG